From Triticum aestivum cultivar Chinese Spring chromosome 7B, IWGSC CS RefSeq v2.1, whole genome shotgun sequence:
GCAACAGCCGCACTAGCCGCCACCGCGCAGCAGGAGGAAACCAACGCCCGCGTCGCAGCGGCAACGAGGGAGGCCCTGATCTATCTAGGGTGAAACCCTGTCCAGCACGGGCTCGTCAGCGCCACCGTGGCCGCGGCCAGCATCGGCTCGTCcgcgtttcctcggatggtgctgccaGAGTCGCCGGGGCGAAGCCGAAGCGTTTGAGAAAGCGGACGAAGGCATACACGCCGTCCGAGGACAAGCTCCTTTGTGAGTGTTGGAGGGACATTGGCAAGACCCCAAGGTCGGCGACGAACAAAAGATATCAACATTTTGGATGCGTGTCCATCGTGAGTTCCATGAGCGCAAGAAATTTGCGCCGTACCAAATGAATAGCACGCGCGGGTTGTTGTCCATTCAAAACGATGGAGGGTGATACAACAAATTTTGTGTCACCCTTGAGAGCATCAAGGcacgccccgtgagcggcatcagCATGCAAGATGCACCGGGGTGGAGATCACATGACTGTAGTTAACTCTATAAAAAATACACAATTTGTGAAGAAATCAAGATACATATGCTCTCTTGTCAATTTCTGCCGTCACAAAATACAGTTATAGCCTTGTTATATATCAAACATTTGCGGTTGGGTAACCTTTAATCTCAGAATTAGAGGGAAGAACTAACAACTTGAACATCACTAACGATTGCACAACACTAACAAATTCTGCGTTACAATAGTTTTCGTAGCACTCCCAAGTCCAAAACAGATTCTGAAATTGCAAAGGGGTTTACCACTGTCGTGGATGCAGCATGCAGCGGCGCGAGCTCCGACGGCGGCAGACGATGCCACGGCGGCGCACAGCAGCTATCCTTCTCGGCCCGGAGACTGCGTGGCGCTGCTTCTCCTCTGCGGCCGGCCGGATGAGCCCGCCCGCGCAAACCCCCTTTCCCCGCCTGAATTTCAGGCTTGACTTTCCCTCTGCTGCGCTAGAGTCGTGAGATGGTAAAGTGTTGGCTTTTTCACTATGGTCGCTGAGGTCCATTGGATGAAGAACGAACGGCAGATGGGTGGGCGCATGTTACGCCGTGCCTGCCAGAAGGCAAGTCGCTGAGGTCCATTGGATGAAGAAGAGGGAACTTCTCAGCGGGAGAGCGTAGGCTGTAACAAAAGGTGCGGCCGAAGCAGAGCAAAGCAGAGGAAGCAGAGCACCCCCTGATTTTCCTTTAGAAGAGCTACAAATAACTCGTAACAAAATTTGTTGCTATTAAAATCCAAGCCACATGGCATACATTTAGTCACTATCTCAAATACAAATAATTATTGTTTGACAACAGTTGCAACAAAACATCTATTACCCCCGTGCTGAATTCGAAATGTGTCTAAATACATCGGTATCTAAAGAAATCTAAGACAAATAATTTGAGCGGATGGAGTACGATTCTGCATCTGTGCTCTCATTTCCATCTTGTTGATTCTCCTCCCTAGACCAATGTATTTCATAGCATGAGCTGAATTGCCTCTTTTTTCCTTGCCTTCCCATCCATTGGCAACACATTTCATTCACAAGCTTTGAACAATCCAACGACCTAAGAAAGCTCCTCCAGGTGCTGGCTTCGTAAGAAGATCACTTTAGTTTAGATTCTGGACAAAAGTTCTTTTGAATTACGAAAAACGCACTGATACAAAAACAAGCATTAATAGCAGCCCTCGAAAACGGTTGTGACCAAACATAACAAAGCCGCCTGTAATACCCACACCAAAGTGGTTATTTTTTTCATATAAAAAGCTCCGATGACGGTTGGGAATCCGAAACAGCCTGCAGGAAAGATTGGAGGCGGTGTGTACTATGAAACCACCTCTAGTTTGTAGGTGGTTTCAGTAAGTACCTAGGGGTGCacccttttccttctctttgtgtACCACATATTCATTTTCCGTCCATTTTCCTTTCCTTCCCTAATGCCAggccaaaccctagcaccaccgccgCAATGTTCACCTTGGCGAGCACGCCGACTCTTGAACATTATGGTTTGGCCATTTTCACATTTTTCATCCAAGTTGAAATTTTTTTGTTACTCCATATATGTTTTCTTGGATGTGATGCACCAAAAAAACAGTGATATGCTAGTTTTTTTTTTTGGCAAATCATATGGGAGTTTTATTCCAAGGGTTACAATTGAGAGACAACAAGTCCTCACAAACATTTAACTATGGCAATGAGTATGATCCAAGGGCAGAATGAATACAGAACAAAAATGTGGATCTGATTACTGCATACAGGTTATAGAATATTGATGCACGCCAGATCTTTTCTTCTGATAAGCTACACGGTATGTGTTTCCTAACAACAGAAATCTGAGTTACATATCAAAGTCTCAATCTAAGAATACACAAATATTAATGGAAAAAAATACTAGGAGAGACAATCTACTAGCATAGTATACTCAAATGACAATCTATTTATGCCCAAAATATAGAAATGTGCTATCAATATAGAGAAGTATCAGTTGTGCAACACAAATCACAAGAGTACACCAGCTTTGAGACAAAGAGGTAGCCCGAATAGAAATGTGGAGCTTTATTTGTTGCCGCATCCAATCAGAGTACGTGACTTGGGCTCCATAACCAAAGGCGCATCTCGGTTTAGGCATCTAGGACTTGACGGCCGGCGTTGTAGCTGAAATAGATTACCGGAAAAAGAATGAAGCATATGCACATCTTTTGATCTACTGCTCACCAAGACAAAAAGTACAAACTTGTTAATAGTACCTGAGCATGCCATATCTATTTGCTCGTCTCGTAACAAATGCTGCGGATAAAGTCTTGTCATCTCCAGTATTGGACGGTTGGGGTTCGCCTCGGCCATGCTCTTGAAAGCATCCTCCGCAGCCTCTACTTCTGCCACCATCGAGCCAACGCAGTGTAAGTTGACAGTGAGGCGAGCAAGGCTGGAGAGGCGTTGGATGCCAAAGTCAAAATCGACCACAGCAGATTTGGGCCTTTCGATGAAGTTCCGGAGTTCAAGCTCCTTGAGCCTCGGCATAGCCCCCGGTTCAAACATTAAAACTCCCATACGAGTATTGTAAACCCGGAAACTCTGCAACTGTTGAAATCCTTCACGCCTGATGATGAGCCGCCCAGCGTCGTCTGTTTTGTGTAAAGGCAGCAACAAATCGATCAGATTGGGTATCAATCCAATCATCTCAATATCCTGCTGCTCTATCTTCGGACCGTTGAAAAACAACATGTGTAGGTTGGGAAGTGACGCGAGCCATCTGCTAATCCGGCTGATATCTTGTCCATCTACACAAACCTCCTGGATACAACCCAAAGCAGGGAGGAACGGCTCTCCTCCATCCTTTTCTCTCAGATAATAATCAATACTCAGGGAACGGAGGCCGCATTCGTCCAGTTTACAGAGAGAGGACACCAGCTTTTCCTTGGACTGTTCTAATTTGTTGCCTTCAATCCCATCAGTGTCCAATTTAATCGTCAGCTTTCTCAGATTTGTTAGTTTGCCGAGCTCTTCCACATGCTTCAACTGCAAGGCATCAACGCGATCAAGCTCTTGCAAGTTTATCAAGTTTCCCAACCCATCTGGAAGCTTACAATCTCTGTCAACAAACAAACGTGCCAGTCGTTGTAGCCGACTTGTGCTTTCAGGAAGCTCAAGTAATCCATAGGATGTAACTAGCGTCTCTAGATACAGCAACTCCCCAATTTGCCTGGGAAGCTCCGTAATTCCTGTATAAGAGATATCCAAGTATCTCAGCTGATAGAGTCTTTCAATATCCTTGATATGATGATTTTTCAACTGATTGCGGCCTTGCAAGTCTAACACGCGCAAGCATTTTGACCTCCCAAGCGAAGGCAATAGCTTGATATCCCCAAAAGCAGTGATTGACCGAGCGTGTGACAGATCCAATTGCTCCACGATTTCTTCATCCTCATTCCCCATTATAGAGAGCCGACGAACTATGCCAGTAGGCTTGCATTGTTTCTTTAGGACAGTACACATGTTCTCTTCGGAGGATTTGTCAATTAGGAAATCAAGGATGGTGTCATGGACTCGGCAATACTCCGCCTTGCCGTCATACCCTATGTTGTCGGGCTGTATTAGACTTCTGTTCACAAGCTGGTGAAAATATTCCTCTCCTAATTCCATGAGATCTTGTCCACTTTCTCCATGGATAAAGCCTTCAGAAATCCATCTGCGTACCAACCGCTGCCTTTCAATCAATTCGTCTTCAGGAAACAGAGCCAAGTACAATAAGCAGCTTCTTAGGTGGTGGGGAAGATCAAAATAACTAAGAGATAATATGTAATTCATGGTATCTATTATATCACTTTTGACCTTTGAAGAGCGTATGGAATGTCGCACCCGATCCCACTCTTCTTTTGTTTCCCTTGTTGTGGCCAACAAGCTAGAAATGGCATTGATGGCCAGAGGTAGACCACGGCATTTTTTCAAAATATCATTGGCAGCTTCTTTCAAGCTATCAGGACAGTTTTCTTCACAGCCAAATATCCTCTTGAAAAACAATTTCTTTGAATCAGCCTCACTGAGTGGTTTCATCTCATAGACAAGATCTTCACTAGAAGGAGAGCAAGATTTGGCAACATCAACTATACGTGTTGTGATAATTATTCTGCTGCCCAATGTATTCTTGACAAATGCACATTTCAAAGTTTCCCATGTTCCTAACTCCCATATATCATCAATTATGATAAAGTACCTGCAACACAGTTTTATGAACATATGCATTAGAGCACATTAGATATTTAGAGTAATACCTATCAAGTGATGTAAAGTTCTGAAACAATGTCACATCTGTGTGCATCCTAGATATAACACACCTTGATGTAATTGTCTAACATCAATAAAGATGTCATTATCTAAAACATACTTGTACCATAAGTGAAATCCTCAGAGCATGTCACAATAATACACAACTACAAATGGGGAAGAAACTCAAAGATAACAACTCCACACATATTACTAGGTACAAGCAACTCCAATGCGCCGAGGCATATGGTCCGCGCGTGTCCGTTTGAGTCGGAATGGACAAGAACGCCAGCCCAACAAGCGGACGCAAACCCAAATCACGTCCGCTCGGTGTCCATGTGGACGCATTTCCAACCCAAATTTGTGCTTGATTTGTGACCACACGAACACGAGACGGACGTGTTGCGCGTCCCTTGGTGTCTGCCTCAGGCCTGCGTGTCGGCCAACCAACTACCACCGCAGTCATAGTCAATGCCTCCCACCTACTTCGGGCCTGCATGGCAGTGACTAGAAGCGTCCAAACCGCGTCCTTTTTAATTGCAAGGGTGCGGCGGGgccggcctcatccacttctcctCCCACTCCAGTCCACATCTGCTCCCTCACCGGCGACAGAAACCCTAGTCATCATGGGTATCTTCGGCAAAGGCAAGGGCAAGGGGAAGCATGACCACGAGGCCGACTCGTCGCAAGGACTAGTGAGGCCGCCGACGAAGGGGTGCGCATTGTTGTCAGTGTTGTGGGACGGGAGGGCGACAGCGCCACGGGACCGTGCAGTACCACTGGGAGAACTGCGTCCCGCTGTCGTGGCCGGACGTGAATCTCCCCCATGGCTGGCACCTCGACCCCCACCGCATTTCTGTGTCGTCCGTGCCGTGGTCCAAGCTTGCGCGAGCCAAAGAGATCCGAGCCAGGCGTGCTCTCTTGACGTCGGAGCAGCGCTGCGACCTCGCCTACGCGCTAGACTCCCCTAACTAGGACGTCTAGTTCGCCACCGAGCATGATGTGTGCCACCGTGGCGCCGTCCAGCTCGAAGCACgccctccatcgccgccgccggtgGTCAAGCAGTAgggtgaggaggaagaggcggcgttCCTCGAGGCGTTGGAGGAGGCGACCCAGCGCGCCATCGAGGAGTCCCAGCCCAAGGACTCCTGGTGGCCTGGCCTCGAGGACGCGCACTGCAGCTGTCGGCCGCCAGCGACAGCGTCTACCCGCCACCACCACCGGCCCCATCGTAACCGCCCGTACCAGCGCCGGCACCACCTGCACCCACCAGCGTCTACCAATGGCAGGACGTCGTCCGGGAGTGGGTGAGCGCGCTGACCGTTTGGCTGGGCGCGACGGAGGAGGCGGCCTACCTCGCGGCATGGAAGAACCACACGTTGGAGGAGGAATGGGAGGACAGCCAGGTCCGCATGCAgcgggagctcgaggaggaggagcgccggctTCGTTGGGCGTGCGTGGAGGAGCAGACGCGCGGGGTGCCAGGCAAAGCCACCGCTGCAGCAGGCGGCATTGGTAGCCTACCAGCTGGCCTTCCCGTGGTCTGGGCCGCCAGCATTCTTTGATTTCACACGCTCCGACGACGAGGACGATGCCTAGGGTTGCGGGCTAGGGCGGTAGTTTATTTATTAATGTTTTATGTTAATTATGTGGACTTTGACCGGTTTTAATATGcatttttatttatgtttaattattttaagcttttaattttttttaatgcCCATGCGGACTAATGCGTAGGCCATATTGGGCGCGCCCACGCACCCAATGGCAAAACCGGACATGCCCGTCCGCTcggccgatccaaacggacaaaaagcggacaaaaacTCCGTcaggcgcgttggagttgctcttagataCAATTTGGTCGCAATATAAGGGAAAAAACATTTCCATAGGAGGCAAACAAAAAAGAGCAAGATTTAACAACCAAGAGGAAAAATTGTGAATTCCTTGATGAGATGCTCAGGCCGAGTCGAGGCAGCTGTTGCCAGTGGCAAGATACAATGTTTTGCCACTGCCAATAGCATGTTGGCAAGACGACTCAgactctcggaggtgctcataggggtagggtatgcgtgtgtgcgttcataggggtgagtgtacgcacgtgtatatgagcgcttgtgtctgtactgatgctcaaaaaaaaataGCATGTTGGCAAGAGGATAGATATGGAAACAATGGTGGGGATTACCTATTTCCTTTTGTCTTTTTGGTAACAAGTTATTTCCTCATGATTGGTAGGACCACATATTGAGTGGTGGGTCTGCGCCTCAATTCGTCATGCAAATTGCTACGAAACCAGGAAAGAAGCAACAAACTACGGTTATCATTATGTTACGCTAGTCAGGCTGGTCCGATCTGACTATGATTAATTCTTCCCTTTTAACTTTTTGTGTTATGGGTATAGATTCTTCAACGGATGTTTGATATCCAGTCAGGATTATAATACTGATAACCGTAGGTTTATAGCCTCTAGAAACCCTACGTTCTTAAAGTGGCTAATCACAAACCTAATGTACTGCATATATCCGGTAACAGTGGTCTGCGAATG
This genomic window contains:
- the LOC123156490 gene encoding disease resistance protein RGA5, whose amino-acid sequence is MAEVLVSASTGAMGSLLRKLGAMLTDEYKLLKNVRGDIKFLKDELEVMCAFLLKMSDVEEPDEPTKLRVTAVREMSYKIEDNIDKFMVLVEHESSCSEAAHGVAKLMDKCKNLLPDIKTRRRIAKEVKDIKKQIKDVSDRFSRYKIDESSSSMPAKEKVDPRLRAVYKDVTELVGIDGPKDELVKWLNEKEGQSLKSVSIVGYGGLGKTTLANQIRVNLGASFDCGAFVSISRKPDMKAILRSILSQITKKDDAYSRLDDIQLIIDKIREFLQDTRYFIIIDDIWELGTWETLKCAFVKNTLGSRIIITTRIVDVAKSCSPSSEDLVYEMKPLSEADSKKLFFKRIFGCEENCPDSLKEAANDILKKCRGLPLAINAISSLLATTRETKEEWDRVRHSIRSSKVKSDIIDTMNYILSLSYFDLPHHLRSCLLYLALFPEDELIERQRLVRRWISEGFIHGESGQDLMELGEEYFHQLVNRSLIQPDNIGYDGKAEYCRVHDTILDFLIDKSSEENMCTVLKKQCKPTGIVRRLSIMGNEDEEIVEQLDLSHARSITAFGDIKLLPSLGRSKCLRVLDLQGRNQLKNHHIKDIERLYQLRYLDISYTGITELPRQIGELLYLETLVTSYGLLELPESTSRLQRLARLFVDRDCKLPDGLGNLINLQELDRVDALQLKHVEELGKLTNLRKLTIKLDTDGIEGNKLEQSKEKLVSSLCKLDECGLRSLSIDYYLREKDGGEPFLPALGCIQEVCVDGQDISRISRWLASLPNLHMLFFNGPKIEQQDIEMIGLIPNLIDLLLPLHKTDDAGRLIIRREGFQQLQSFRVYNTRMGVLMFEPGAMPRLKELELRNFIERPKSAVVDFDFGIQRLSSLARLTVNLHCVGSMVAEVEAAEDAFKSMAEANPNRPILEMTRLYPQHLLRDEQIDMACSATTPAVKS